In Pseudomonas sp. DNDY-54, a genomic segment contains:
- a CDS encoding tellurite resistance TerB family protein, whose protein sequence is MKTSGLLDQLLKSGQDLLQKQQGSVTRSTPSKSGGSLGDMLSGAGGPLGSILGGGGGGIGKGALATGALGMLLGSRSGRRLGGKAVTYGGLAALGMLAYKAYGNWQAQQAQQGGAGVTQPNTQTEPKTVDRLPPEQVEEHSRSILKALVAAAKADGHVDDQERKMIEAELAQLTDDPELQRWLEKELNKPLDPVDVAAAATTPEMASEMYLASVLMVDEEQFMERAYLDELARQLKLDAQLKLELESQVRGVSV, encoded by the coding sequence ATGAAAACCAGCGGTTTGCTCGACCAATTGCTCAAATCGGGTCAGGACCTGTTGCAGAAGCAGCAAGGTTCCGTGACGCGCTCAACACCGTCTAAAAGCGGGGGTTCGCTCGGAGATATGCTCTCCGGCGCGGGCGGCCCGCTCGGTAGCATTCTTGGGGGCGGTGGCGGAGGCATAGGAAAAGGCGCGCTAGCGACCGGTGCGCTCGGCATGTTGTTGGGGAGCCGCAGCGGGCGTCGTCTTGGCGGGAAAGCCGTCACCTATGGCGGCCTGGCCGCGCTCGGCATGCTGGCCTACAAGGCCTACGGCAACTGGCAGGCACAACAGGCGCAGCAGGGCGGGGCCGGAGTGACGCAGCCAAATACTCAAACGGAGCCAAAGACGGTGGACCGCCTGCCACCCGAACAGGTGGAGGAACACAGCCGCAGCATCCTCAAAGCGCTGGTCGCTGCGGCCAAGGCGGACGGCCACGTGGATGATCAGGAGCGCAAGATGATCGAGGCCGAATTGGCCCAGCTCACCGATGATCCTGAACTGCAACGCTGGCTGGAAAAGGAGCTGAACAAGCCGCTCGATCCGGTCGACGTAGCCGCTGCAGCTACCACCCCGGAAATGGCTTCGGAAATGTACCTCGCCAGCGTTTTGATGGTGGACGAGGAGCAGTTCATGGAGCGCGCGTACCTGGATGAATTGGCCCGCCAGCTTAAACTCGATGCACAGCTGAAGCTTGAGCTGGAGAGTCAGGTGCGTGGCGTCTCCGTGTGA
- a CDS encoding NADH:flavin oxidoreductase/NADH oxidase, producing MTQLFQPLTLRQLTLANRIAVSPMCQYSAKAGMANDWHLVHLGSRAVGGAGLVIIEATAVTANGRISPEDLGIWSDEHVEPLRRITRFIEAQGSVAGIQLAHAGRKASTWQPWLGRHGSVPIAAGGWTPVGPSTIAFDPEHAVPTALDEVGINDVIQAFVRAAERSLAAGFKIAEVHAAHGYLLHQFLSPLSNQRQDGYGGSFDNRIRLLLEVTQAVRAVWPEELPLFVRLSATDWVQDGWNAEETVELARRLKHLGVDLIDVSSGGTAANAEIPVGPGYQTQFAEQVRREAGIATGTVGMITEAVQAEHILRTGQADLILLARELLRDPYWPLHAAEDLRDSTVPWPAQYVRAAHRNTPIRQVPDSLE from the coding sequence ATGACACAGCTTTTCCAGCCGCTCACCCTGCGTCAGTTGACGCTGGCCAATCGAATCGCCGTTTCGCCTATGTGCCAGTACTCGGCCAAGGCCGGAATGGCGAACGACTGGCATCTGGTCCATCTGGGCAGCCGTGCCGTCGGCGGGGCGGGGCTGGTCATCATCGAGGCCACCGCTGTTACCGCAAACGGTCGCATTTCCCCTGAGGACCTGGGCATCTGGTCGGACGAGCACGTCGAACCGTTGCGGCGAATCACGCGCTTCATCGAAGCCCAGGGTTCCGTGGCTGGCATTCAACTCGCGCATGCCGGACGCAAGGCAAGTACGTGGCAGCCCTGGCTCGGACGTCATGGCAGCGTGCCCATTGCCGCTGGCGGCTGGACGCCGGTAGGGCCGTCGACCATTGCGTTCGATCCGGAGCACGCGGTGCCGACCGCGCTGGATGAGGTCGGCATCAACGACGTGATCCAGGCTTTCGTGCGGGCGGCTGAGCGGTCGCTGGCCGCGGGGTTCAAGATTGCAGAGGTACATGCGGCGCACGGCTACCTGCTGCATCAGTTCCTCTCGCCACTGTCCAACCAGCGCCAGGATGGCTACGGTGGCTCGTTCGACAACCGTATCCGTTTGCTGTTGGAAGTCACCCAGGCCGTGCGTGCGGTGTGGCCGGAGGAGCTGCCGTTATTCGTCCGGTTGTCCGCAACCGACTGGGTTCAGGACGGCTGGAACGCCGAGGAAACCGTCGAGCTGGCGCGGCGGTTGAAGCATCTTGGCGTCGATCTGATCGACGTTTCCTCCGGTGGTACGGCGGCCAATGCGGAAATCCCGGTCGGTCCTGGCTACCAGACGCAGTTCGCCGAGCAGGTTCGGCGCGAAGCAGGCATCGCCACGGGCACGGTCGGCATGATCACGGAAGCGGTCCAGGCCGAGCATATCCTGCGCACCGGTCAGGCTGACCTGATCCTGCTGGCACGCGAGCTGTTGCGCGACCCTTACTGGCCGTTGCATGCGGCCGAAGATCTACGCGACAGCACGGTGCCATGGCCAGCCCAGTATGTTCGCGCTGCTCATCGAAACACGCCAATCCGGCAGGTGCCCGATTCGCTCGAGTAA
- a CDS encoding molybdopterin-dependent oxidoreductase: protein MSETTQHHRACHLCEAICGLTIETRDEQIVSIKGDPQDSFSRGHICPKAVALQDIQNDPDRLRHPMRRVGGEWQAIEWDEAFALVAERLADIRERHGHNAVAVYQGNPSVHNYGLMTHSNYFLGQLKTRNRFSATSVDQLPHHLTSLMMYGHGLLIPIPDIDHTDFMLILGGNPLASNGSIMTVPDVEKRLKALQARGGKFVVVDPRRSETAAIADQHLFVRPGEDAALLFGLLNTLFDEGLTRASHLPVAGMDELRAAVKPFTAEVMGPRCGVPAEQIRQLARDFAAADKAVCYGRMGVSTQAFGTLCQWLVQSINLVTSNLDRVGGALCTEPAVDLVANTSGGHFNRWQSRVSGLPEYGGELPVSALAEEMLTEGEGQIRALVTVAGNPVLSTPNGRKLEQALDGLEFMLSVDFYINETTRYADLILPPTAPLEHDHYDTTFNLFAVRNVTRFNEPVLGKPVGALHDWEIFIGLAKAFAARIGADLKPTMTPEQMIDLGLRAGPYGAKSEMNLSLSSVRDYPHGLDLGALKPNLAGRLKTEGQQVHAAPLLFLGDVQRFAEAVSVPAEQLVLIGRRHVRSNNSWMHNYHRLVKGKPRHQLLMNPADLSRLGLLDGQRVRVRSRVGVIEVEVAVSDEMMLGVVSLPHGWGHARPGVQMGIASTQPGASANDLTDESYLDALSGNAALNGVPVSVEAA, encoded by the coding sequence ATGAGCGAAACGACCCAGCACCACCGTGCCTGCCATCTGTGCGAGGCCATCTGTGGCCTGACCATCGAAACCCGTGACGAGCAGATCGTATCCATCAAGGGCGACCCTCAGGACAGCTTCAGCCGCGGCCACATCTGCCCAAAGGCCGTCGCCTTGCAGGACATCCAGAACGACCCGGACCGCCTGCGCCACCCCATGCGACGGGTCGGCGGCGAGTGGCAGGCGATCGAGTGGGACGAAGCCTTCGCGCTGGTCGCGGAGCGGCTGGCCGATATTCGTGAACGACATGGCCACAACGCCGTGGCGGTTTACCAAGGCAACCCCAGCGTGCACAACTACGGGCTGATGACCCACAGCAACTACTTTCTCGGTCAGCTGAAAACACGCAATCGCTTTTCGGCCACCTCGGTCGATCAGCTGCCGCATCACCTGACCAGCCTGATGATGTATGGGCATGGTCTGCTGATCCCGATTCCAGACATCGACCATACCGATTTCATGCTGATTCTCGGTGGCAACCCGCTGGCGTCCAACGGCAGCATCATGACCGTTCCGGATGTGGAAAAGCGCTTGAAAGCGCTACAAGCGCGCGGCGGCAAGTTCGTCGTGGTCGATCCGCGTCGGAGTGAAACCGCGGCCATCGCCGACCAGCATCTGTTTGTCCGCCCGGGTGAAGATGCGGCGTTGCTTTTCGGTTTGCTGAATACGCTTTTTGATGAAGGTTTGACACGTGCCAGCCATCTTCCCGTGGCGGGTATGGATGAACTTCGGGCGGCCGTAAAGCCCTTCACCGCCGAAGTAATGGGGCCGCGCTGTGGCGTACCGGCTGAACAGATTCGACAACTGGCGCGGGATTTCGCTGCTGCGGACAAAGCCGTCTGCTACGGGCGGATGGGTGTCTCGACTCAAGCGTTCGGAACGCTATGCCAGTGGTTGGTACAGTCGATCAATCTGGTCACTAGCAACCTGGATCGGGTGGGCGGCGCGCTTTGCACGGAGCCGGCAGTCGATCTGGTCGCGAACACCTCGGGAGGGCACTTCAACCGTTGGCAAAGCCGGGTGTCGGGCCTGCCGGAATACGGCGGCGAGCTGCCGGTTTCAGCGCTGGCTGAGGAGATGCTTACCGAAGGGGAAGGTCAGATCCGCGCGCTGGTGACGGTCGCGGGCAACCCGGTGCTTTCCACGCCCAATGGGCGAAAACTGGAACAGGCGCTTGATGGGTTGGAGTTCATGCTCAGCGTAGATTTCTACATCAACGAAACCACCCGCTATGCCGATCTGATCCTGCCGCCCACGGCGCCGCTGGAGCATGATCATTACGACACCACCTTCAACCTGTTCGCGGTGCGCAACGTCACCCGCTTCAACGAGCCGGTGCTCGGCAAGCCGGTGGGCGCGCTGCATGACTGGGAAATTTTCATCGGCTTGGCTAAGGCGTTCGCGGCGCGAATCGGCGCGGATCTCAAGCCCACCATGACGCCAGAGCAGATGATCGACCTCGGCCTGCGCGCCGGGCCGTACGGCGCGAAGAGCGAGATGAACCTGAGCCTATCCAGCGTGCGCGACTATCCGCACGGGCTTGATCTCGGTGCGCTCAAGCCAAATCTGGCTGGGCGCTTGAAAACCGAGGGTCAGCAAGTACACGCAGCGCCCTTGCTGTTCCTCGGCGACGTCCAGCGTTTCGCTGAGGCAGTTAGCGTGCCTGCCGAGCAGCTGGTGCTGATCGGACGTCGCCATGTGCGCAGCAATAATTCCTGGATGCATAACTATCACCGTCTGGTGAAGGGCAAGCCGCGCCATCAGCTGCTGATGAATCCGGCGGATCTGAGCCGGCTGGGCCTGCTTGACGGTCAGCGCGTGCGGGTTCGCTCGCGGGTCGGCGTGATCGAAGTTGAAGTGGCCGTTAGTGACGAGATGATGCTCGGCGTGGTCAGCCTGCCGCATGGCTGGGGCCATGCCCGCCCGGGTGTGCAGATGGGCATCGCCAGTACTCAGCCCGGTGCGAGTGCCAATGATCTGACCGATGAAAGCTATCTGGACGCGTTGTCCGGCAATGCTGCACTCAATGGCGTTCCAGTGAGTGTGGAGGCGGCGTAG
- the recJ gene encoding single-stranded-DNA-specific exonuclease RecJ: protein MRIEPRPLPERLPDLGDLPPLLTRLYAARGVQSVNELDKGLARLIPYSQLKGIDSAVALLVDALEKRHRILFVGDFDADGATASTVGVLGLRQLGAAHVDYLVPNRFEYGYGLTPEIVAVALERQPDLLVTVDNGISSVDGVASAKAAGLKVLVTDHHLPGPLLPDADAIVNPNQPECAFPSKCIAGVGVIFYVLLALRAALRESGWFTRNGWSEPNLAELLDLVALGSVADVVPLDANNRILVHQGLARIRAGRARPGLRAILEVAGRDHSRITSTDLGFILGPRLNAAGRLDDMALGIECLLCEDEALARDMAVQLDQLNQDRKGIEQGMQREALAQLKDLPLADMPFGLCLFEPEWHQGVIGILASRLKERYHRPTIAFAGAGDGLLKGSARSVPGFHIRDALDAVAARHPGLISKFGGHAMAAGLSLPEANFGAFAAAFDAEVRRQLCEDDLTGRLLTDGQLSIEEFHLELAKALRNAGPWGQHFPEPVFHGVFQLVQQRLVGEKHLKMVLKSECGSLTLDGIAFNIDRELWPNPTVRWADLAYKLDVNEFRGRESVQLLVAHIAAR from the coding sequence ATGCGTATCGAACCCCGCCCACTTCCTGAACGGCTTCCCGACCTGGGCGACCTGCCGCCGCTCCTGACCCGGCTCTACGCAGCCCGCGGCGTGCAATCGGTAAACGAACTGGATAAAGGCTTGGCGCGGCTGATTCCCTATAGCCAGCTCAAGGGAATCGATAGTGCCGTGGCGCTGCTGGTCGATGCGCTGGAGAAGCGCCATCGCATTCTATTCGTCGGCGACTTCGACGCCGACGGCGCCACCGCCAGTACGGTGGGTGTGTTGGGCCTGCGCCAGTTGGGCGCAGCACACGTGGATTATCTGGTGCCCAACCGCTTCGAGTACGGCTACGGACTGACGCCTGAAATCGTCGCCGTAGCGCTCGAACGTCAGCCTGATCTGCTGGTTACGGTCGACAACGGCATTTCCAGCGTGGACGGCGTAGCGTCGGCCAAGGCCGCAGGGCTCAAGGTCCTGGTGACCGATCACCATCTGCCAGGTCCGCTGCTGCCGGACGCGGACGCCATCGTCAATCCCAACCAGCCCGAGTGCGCCTTTCCGAGCAAATGCATCGCCGGCGTCGGGGTGATCTTCTACGTACTGCTGGCCCTGCGCGCGGCATTGCGTGAGTCGGGCTGGTTCACCCGCAATGGCTGGTCGGAGCCGAATCTGGCTGAGCTGCTGGATCTGGTCGCGCTGGGCAGCGTTGCCGACGTGGTGCCGCTTGATGCCAACAACCGAATCCTTGTGCACCAGGGTTTGGCGCGCATCCGTGCCGGGCGGGCGCGGCCGGGGTTACGCGCCATTTTGGAAGTTGCTGGTCGCGATCACAGCCGTATCACCTCGACCGATCTGGGCTTCATCCTTGGCCCACGGCTGAACGCAGCGGGTCGCCTCGACGACATGGCGCTGGGCATCGAATGCCTGCTCTGCGAGGACGAAGCGCTGGCGCGCGACATGGCCGTGCAGCTCGACCAGCTGAATCAGGATCGCAAGGGCATCGAACAGGGCATGCAACGCGAGGCGCTGGCCCAGCTGAAAGACCTGCCGCTCGCAGACATGCCGTTCGGCCTCTGTCTGTTCGAACCGGAATGGCACCAGGGCGTGATCGGCATCCTCGCCTCGCGCCTGAAGGAGCGCTATCACCGTCCGACCATTGCCTTCGCGGGCGCCGGGGACGGGTTGTTGAAAGGCTCGGCGCGCTCGGTGCCGGGCTTTCATATTCGCGACGCGCTGGATGCCGTTGCTGCGCGTCACCCAGGGCTGATCAGCAAGTTCGGTGGCCATGCGATGGCGGCCGGTCTGTCGCTGCCGGAAGCTAACTTTGGCGCCTTCGCGGCGGCCTTCGATGCTGAGGTGCGGCGTCAGCTGTGCGAAGACGACCTGACCGGGCGCCTGCTCACCGATGGTCAGTTGAGCATCGAGGAGTTCCACCTCGAACTGGCCAAGGCGCTGCGCAATGCCGGGCCGTGGGGGCAGCATTTTCCCGAGCCGGTGTTCCACGGCGTGTTCCAGCTGGTGCAGCAGCGACTGGTCGGCGAGAAGCACCTGAAAATGGTCCTCAAGAGCGAATGCGGCTCGCTGACCCTTGATGGCATCGCTTTCAATATCGATCGCGAGCTCTGGCCCAATCCCACGGTGCGCTGGGCCGATCTCGCCTACAAACTCGACGTGAACGAGTTTCGCGGTCGGGAAAGCGTGCAGCTGCTGGTGGCGCATATCGCGGCGCGTTGA
- a CDS encoding winged helix DNA-binding protein → MVDAKSPRPLRSSIVASAHLAEQSQELSELEYGIIVASAALMRWMERCMKASGAVEMNALDVMVLHNLASRGRAKRQADICLLLNIEDTHTVTYALKKLGKLGLVEGEKQGKEMFYRTTEKGRELCQEYADIRKECLIASFENLNIDPDEIHRLAGLLRAMSGLYDQAARAATSL, encoded by the coding sequence ATGGTTGACGCTAAATCCCCTCGCCCGTTGCGATCGTCCATCGTTGCGTCGGCGCATCTCGCCGAACAATCGCAGGAACTCTCCGAGCTCGAGTACGGCATCATCGTTGCCAGCGCCGCGCTGATGCGCTGGATGGAGCGCTGCATGAAAGCCTCTGGTGCCGTGGAGATGAACGCGCTGGACGTCATGGTGCTGCACAATCTGGCGAGCCGCGGCCGTGCCAAGCGACAGGCGGATATCTGCCTGCTGCTCAATATCGAAGACACTCACACCGTGACCTACGCCTTGAAGAAACTCGGCAAGCTCGGTCTGGTCGAGGGCGAAAAGCAGGGCAAAGAAATGTTTTACCGGACCACGGAAAAGGGCCGCGAGTTGTGTCAGGAATATGCAGACATCCGCAAGGAATGCCTGATCGCCTCCTTCGAGAATCTGAATATCGACCCCGACGAGATTCACCGTCTCGCCGGTTTGCTGCGTGCCATGTCCGGCCTCTATGACCAGGCTGCGCGTGCTGCGACATCGCTTTGA
- a CDS encoding 5-oxoprolinase subunit PxpA yields MKRLLLNCDIGESFGAWTMGLDAEVMPFIDCANVACGFHASDPQIMRRTVALAAQHDVKIGAHPAYPDLVGFGRRSMACTPDEVENMLLYQIGALDGICRAEGTQVRYVKPHGALYNDMMRKPELLRAVMRAVIAYSPSLPLMLMSTRDNSAAQAQADELGVMLWFEVFADRAYDAAGMLVSRALPGAVHHDAETVAAQALCLAKGEALTASDGSALVLRADTLCVHGDNAGSVAAVQRIRQALEKLPA; encoded by the coding sequence ATGAAACGTCTACTTCTCAACTGCGACATCGGCGAGAGCTTCGGGGCCTGGACCATGGGCCTGGATGCCGAAGTCATGCCCTTCATTGATTGCGCCAACGTAGCGTGCGGTTTCCACGCCTCTGACCCGCAGATCATGCGACGCACCGTCGCGCTGGCGGCGCAGCATGACGTGAAGATCGGCGCCCATCCGGCCTACCCAGATCTGGTCGGCTTTGGTCGACGCTCCATGGCGTGCACCCCGGACGAAGTGGAGAACATGCTGCTCTATCAAATAGGCGCGCTCGATGGCATCTGCCGCGCCGAGGGCACCCAGGTCCGTTACGTCAAACCGCACGGTGCGCTCTACAACGACATGATGCGCAAACCCGAACTGCTCCGAGCAGTGATGCGCGCGGTTATCGCCTATTCCCCGTCGCTTCCCCTGATGCTGATGTCGACACGCGACAACAGCGCTGCGCAAGCGCAGGCGGACGAACTGGGTGTGATGCTGTGGTTCGAAGTGTTCGCTGATCGTGCCTATGACGCGGCCGGCATGCTGGTATCCCGAGCCTTGCCCGGGGCGGTACACCACGATGCCGAAACGGTCGCAGCCCAGGCGCTCTGCCTGGCCAAAGGCGAAGCGCTGACCGCCAGTGACGGCAGCGCTCTGGTACTGCGCGCCGACACGCTTTGCGTTCACGGCGACAACGCCGGTTCGGTCGCCGCCGTGCAGCGCATCCGCCAGGCGCTCGAGAAGCTGCCGGCATGA
- the pxpB gene encoding 5-oxoprolinase subunit PxpB: MKARIEVVGIDCLMLRLFDEIDEAHMSWLLAAARRLRECFGAALIDLVPSYTTLLIHYDLAQLDDDQARRRVADALHDLQPDAGAQARELYIPVWYDPSVGPELDAMAQRSGLGVSGVIERHSARTYQVFALGFAPGFAFMGLVDESLASPRLQTPRKQVPAGSLGIADRQTAIYPLVSPGGWNLIGRSPTRLFDRELDGYSIWQPGDRVRFQPIERAEFIRLGGDDSPFEVAP; encoded by the coding sequence ATGAAGGCGCGTATCGAAGTCGTCGGCATCGACTGCCTGATGCTGCGTCTGTTCGACGAGATCGACGAAGCTCACATGTCCTGGCTACTGGCCGCAGCACGGCGCCTGCGCGAATGTTTCGGCGCCGCCCTGATCGATCTGGTGCCGTCCTACACCACCCTGCTCATTCACTACGACCTAGCACAACTGGACGACGACCAGGCGCGTCGTCGGGTAGCGGATGCGCTGCATGACCTGCAGCCGGATGCGGGAGCTCAGGCACGCGAGCTGTACATCCCGGTCTGGTACGACCCAAGCGTCGGGCCGGAACTCGACGCAATGGCGCAGCGCAGCGGGCTCGGCGTTTCCGGCGTGATCGAGCGCCACAGCGCCCGGACCTATCAGGTTTTTGCGCTGGGCTTCGCGCCGGGGTTCGCCTTCATGGGGCTGGTCGACGAATCCCTCGCCAGCCCGCGCCTGCAAACGCCACGCAAGCAGGTTCCGGCTGGCAGTCTGGGTATCGCTGATCGACAGACCGCTATCTATCCGCTGGTATCGCCCGGGGGCTGGAACCTCATCGGCCGCAGCCCGACGCGGCTGTTTGACCGAGAGCTGGATGGCTACAGCATCTGGCAACCCGGCGACCGCGTGCGATTCCAGCCCATCGAACGGGCCGAGTTCATTCGGCTTGGCGGAGACGACAGTCCTTTTGAGGTGGCGCCATGA
- a CDS encoding biotin-dependent carboxyltransferase family protein has product MSLLIERSGAMASLQDGGRFGVRHLGVTQGGAADWISQAWANWLLGNELHAATIEITLGNFALLAEADSCLALCGADLAATLDGQPIEPGRSFNIRKGERLTFAQPRRGVRAYLAAPGGFAAPLTLDSCATVRREALGGLHGDGKPLAQGDRLKWSGAAPRPRELDADSITPLSSSEPLQVVLGAQIGDFSGQSLFDAFNSEWTVDQRADRMGIRLLGPVLRSSRQSMISEGVPLGAIQVPPDGQPIVLLNDRQTIGGYPRLGALTPLAVARLAQCMPGTVLRLKPVALEAAQRQQSRLLANWR; this is encoded by the coding sequence ATGAGCCTGTTGATCGAGCGCAGCGGCGCCATGGCAAGCCTGCAGGACGGCGGCCGGTTCGGTGTTCGTCATCTCGGCGTAACCCAGGGCGGTGCAGCAGACTGGATTTCTCAGGCATGGGCGAACTGGCTGCTGGGCAATGAACTGCACGCCGCAACCATCGAAATCACACTGGGGAATTTCGCCCTGTTGGCCGAAGCTGACAGCTGCCTCGCCCTGTGCGGCGCGGACCTTGCGGCCACGCTGGATGGGCAACCTATTGAACCGGGACGCAGCTTCAACATTCGCAAGGGTGAACGCCTGACCTTTGCCCAGCCGCGCCGAGGCGTCCGTGCCTATCTCGCCGCTCCGGGTGGCTTTGCTGCACCTTTGACCCTGGACAGTTGCGCGACGGTGCGCCGCGAGGCGCTTGGCGGCCTGCACGGCGATGGCAAGCCGCTGGCCCAGGGTGATCGACTGAAGTGGAGCGGCGCGGCGCCCAGGCCGCGTGAACTGGATGCCGATTCGATCACTCCGTTGTCATCGTCAGAACCGCTGCAGGTGGTGCTTGGCGCACAGATCGGCGACTTCAGCGGGCAAAGCCTGTTCGATGCATTCAATAGCGAATGGACGGTGGACCAGCGCGCCGATCGCATGGGCATCCGCCTGCTCGGTCCAGTGCTGCGCAGTTCACGACAGTCGATGATTTCTGAAGGTGTACCGCTGGGAGCGATTCAAGTGCCGCCCGATGGGCAGCCCATCGTCCTGCTCAACGACCGGCAAACCATCGGCGGTTATCCCCGGCTTGGCGCCCTGACGCCCTTGGCAGTTGCTCGTCTGGCGCAATGCATGCCGGGCACAGTCCTGCGGTTGAAGCCGGTTGCCCTGGAAGCGGCCCAACGTCAGCAAAGCCGGCTGCTCGCCAACTGGCGATAA